A portion of the Esox lucius isolate fEsoLuc1 chromosome 20, fEsoLuc1.pri, whole genome shotgun sequence genome contains these proteins:
- the LOC105008513 gene encoding NLR family CARD domain-containing protein 3 isoform X2, which yields MSSAAQQLLRSQRDVLLVWTCEHPTPLLRRLRDAGVLSHVHYLSLLECSSSNAVAQALETVCATEESSRGFLQVLKEVQDYYCDELQVWVERHCSKREEGRQKVTAVKVKENSKSLISKLFKGKRKFSVSPEVKAHKNTLLERTERLTSYAEGGRQVFNSASHIEIRYTDLFVTEDNESFDNSQHEYFTLASRRARIYAHQACQRIHPCSLLSPQGPTGCRPKRVKVKGIAGIGKSVIVQRLVYEWALGKHMREFTCIFDLRFRELNIIKDALSLLDLLGDRFRYFKTVLKDLLASPGSLLFILDGLDEFKYQLDWNTTDRDIDVDSKVSISELMMALIKGSLLPESSVILTSRPSTDAPKRFFQRCCMVLGFEEDQLKEYIIKFYKDHKVSGRVYDYILGNDNLFVLSFIPLYCYIICTALAEFFSIENQAEDESQSLEQNPPTTVSEVYYCYLFTAAKHHALKGKAERNTPRSEVLSLVRQQLINLGRLAYEKLLKSKIMFERQDMEHYGLAPEDIENTFLSQMLVPLKENTVQMFSFFHLTVQEHLAALYCAINLSKQEDIIQALDLWCFGEIPPPSTSLSPLLSHDLHLGKTRVENLQMFTRFFMGILRTRIGGQLNGLMLAPLEVDVKEEDLPTRLGLWFQAQFKERKLANQTALNLLHCLMELHMEAATSRAASEIKRLNLFKIKLRVVDCAALHYVLQFSPHKLTELNLGYSDIGNRGLNRLAPILHRCESLYLRYNRLDREAATLESAVLKSNKCQVKKLFMCGNNFGPDGVLELWKALEQNTTLEELYLDITGITERGTENMVDSLSKNTSLKTLTMVGNDIGEVGKRRLRELKCRRPELCIIGNFVDDQGLLQAYLDWVEEIRADQDQMDSVKNADALHSILKGLRVESGGERKEGCKEDNTTKALELETKILELLNCPAHLAGVR from the exons GTGCAGGACTACTACTGTGATGAGCTGCAGGTCTGGGTGGAGAGGCATTGCAgtaagagggaggaagggagacagaAGGTCACGGCTGTCAAAGTGAAAG AGAACTCGAAAAGCTTGATTTCAAAACTGTTCAAAGGCAAGAGGAAATTCTCTGTGTCCCCAGAAGTCAAAG CTCACAAAAATACACTTCTGGAACGTACAGAACGACTTACATCTTACGCAGAAGGAGGAAGGCAGGTTTTCAACTCTGCTTCTCATATTGAGATCCGCTACACTGATCTCTTTGTGACAGAGGACAATGAGTCATTTGACAACAGCCAGCATGAGTACTTCACCCTGGCCAGTCGACGGGCACGCATCTACGCCCACCAGGCCTGCCAACGCATCCACCCATGCAGCCTCCTGAGCCCCCAAGGCCCCACAGGGTGCCGCCCAAAGCGAGTGAAGGTGAAGGGCATTGCCGGGATCGGCAAGAGTGTCATAGTGCAGAGGCTAGTCTACGAGTGGGCCCTGGGGAAGCACATGCGTGAGTTCACATGCATATTTGACCTCCGCTTCCGTGAACTGAACATAATCAAAGACGCGCTAAGTTTACTGGACCTGCTTGGAGACCGCTTCCGATACTTCAAAACTGTCCTGAAAGACCTTCTGGCCTCACCAGGGTCCTTGTTATTCATTCTGGATGGCCTGGACGAGTTTAAATACCAACTGGACTGGAACACTACTGACAGGGACATCGACGTGGACTCCAAGGTGTCCATATCAGAGCTAATGATGGCATTGATCAAGGGGAGTCTACTACCAGAGTCATCTGTCATCCTGACATCTAGGCCATCCACGGATGCTCCTAAGCGGTTCTTCCAGCGTTGCTGCATGGTCTTGGGTTTTGAGGAGGACCAGCTGAAGGAGTACATAATCAAGTTCTACAAGGACCATAAGGTGTCTGGGAGAGTGTACGACTACATCCTGGGCAATGATAACCTCTTTGTGCTTTCTTTCATCCCTCTCTACTGCTATATCATCTGTACCGCTTTGGCTGAGTTCTTCTCCATAGAGAACCAGGCAGAGGATGAATCCCAGTCTCTGGAGCAGAACCCACCCACCACAGTCAGCGAGGTATACTACTGCTACTTATTTACAGCCGCCAAGCACCATGCGCTGAAAGGAAAGGCGGAGAGGAACACCCCAAGATCGGAGGTACTTTCTCTAGTTAGGCAGCAGCTAATTAACCTGGGGAGGTTAGCATACGAAAAACTTCTGAAGAGTAAGATCATGTTTGAAAGACAGGACATGGAACATTACGGTCTTGCGCCAGAAGATATCGAGAACACTTTCCTCAGTCAGATGCTGGTGCCtctaaaagaaaatacagtgcAGATGTTTTCCTTCTTTCACTTGACCGTCCAGGAGCATCTGGCTGCCCTGTACTGTGCCATAAACCTCTCAAAGCAAGAAGACATTATCCAGGCTCTAGACCTTTGGTGTTTTGGGGAGATCCCACCACCTTCCACCTCCCTGTCTCCACTACTGAGTCATGACCTCCACCTTGGCAAGACAAGAGTAGAGAATCTACAGATGTTCACCCGTTTCTTCATGGGGATTCTCCGGACCAGGATAGGGGGCCAGCTGAATGGTCTGATGCTGGCCCCTCTGGAGGTGGATGTGAAGGAAGAGGATCTTCCCACTAGGTTGGGTCTCTGGTTCCAGGCCCAATTTAAGGAAAGGAAGCTGGCTAACCAGACAGCTCTGAACTTATTACACTGCTTGATGGAGTTGCACATGGAAGCAGCTACCAGCAGGGCAGCATCAGAGATCAAGAGGCTGAACTTGTTCAAGATTAAGCTCCGTGTTGTGGACTGTGCAGCTTTGCACTATGTGTTGCAGTTCTCCCCTCATAAACTCACAGAGCTTAACCTGGGCTACTCCGACATTGGAAACAGAGGTCTTAACAGATTAGCTCCAATACTGCACCGCTGTGAATCTCTCTA TTTGAGATACAATCGTCTGGACAGGGAGGCAGCCACCCTGGAATCTGCAGTGTTGAAATCAAACAAGTGTCAGGTGAAGAAGCTGTT TATGTGTGGTAACAACTTTGGTCCAGATGGAGTTCTGGAGTTGTGGAAAGCCCTGGAGCAGAACACCACTCTGGAGGAACTTTACTTAGACATCACTGGCATcacagagagaggaacagaaaacATGGTCGACAGTCTCAGCAAAAACACCTCGTTGAAAACACTGAC CATGGTAGGGAATGACATTGGGGAAGTGGGGAAAAGGAGACTGAGGGAGCTGAAGTGTCGACGCCCAGAGCTCTGCATCATCGGAAACTTTGTTGATGACCAAGGACTTCTGCAGGCCTACCTGGACTGGGTAGAGGAGATCCGGGCTGACCAGGACCAAATGGATTCAGTGAAGAATGCAGACGCCCTGCATTCTATCCTGAAGGGGCTACGGGTGGAATCAGGTGGGGAGCGAAAGGAGGGATGTAAAGAAGACAATACAACCAAAGCCCTGGAACTGGAGACCAAGATCCTGGAGCTTTTGAACTGTCCCGCTCACCTGGCTGGAGTGAGATGA
- the LOC109614752 gene encoding sialic acid-binding Ig-like lectin 5 — MVKVPDTVMAVDGSCVEVSCQTAPHYRVIWYEYHSISYPKVYDGKDPASVGTNFKGRTSVGNASEGDCTLRMERVTWTDDNLCLYVWINPEVEKQKFYEQKIRIKVTERKAPVLSIQNSVVEGDFFQANCSIIHSCPSTPPSLRLKLLPENFTSMTSLKETGGLWISTKTIQGIAKRQLHNKEIKCTSKFSTVYAESEQLLFNILYAPDGVTVKVQEQPIILGSNVHLECVADSNPPPSRYLWIIRQGGQSFQENSTQSKMVYNNISQDTSFSCIVQNHIGSKQSGWLFLDMNFPPVILSDSSCCLWAGVLHCVCRAEARPNASLHWRINGSTTLPSSFTSSYIITARENLVSAEFTGPVERKLNVSCIATNSLAMENQLLQVDTGVECGQFLQWMLTALAFGCIILFGAVSFICSICCRKRQKARCDRPTLDIPLRSVLDPPLQPSSQQKAKWTKPKEKGKTERQSDIYENDFLPKKPSQTTAKNNKSYPKIKLQKDTEIMLCPDMDDIYQNL; from the exons ATGGTGAAGGTCCCAGACACTGTGATGGCAGTGGATGGCAGCTGTGTAGAAGTCTCCTGTCAGACCGCTCCCCATTACCGGGTCATCTGGTATGAGTACCATAGTATATCCTACCCTAAGGTCTATGACGGCAAGGACCCGGCCAGCGTGGGGACCAACTTTAAAGGGCGTACATCAGTGGGTAATGCCAGCGAGGGTGACTGCACACTAAGGATGGAGCGTGTGACGTGGACAGACGATAACCTCTGCCTTTATGTGTGGATCAACCCTGAAGTGGAGAAACAGAAGTTCTATGAACAGAAAATTCGAATAAAAGTTACTG AAAGAAAAGCTCCTGTGCTATCCATTCAGAATTCAGTGGTGGAGGGAGATTTTTTCCAGGCCAACTGTAGCATCATTCATTCCTgcccttccactcctccatcccTTCGCTTGAAACTTTTGCCTGAAAACTTTACATCTATGACTTCACTGAAGGAAACGGGAGGTCTGTGGATATCAACAAAGACAATACAAGGAATAGCAAAGCGCCAACTGCACAACAAAGAGATTAAATGCACATCAAAGTTTTCTACGGTCTACGCTGAGAGTGAACAACTACTTTTTAACATCTTAT ATGCACCTGATGGTGTAACTGTGAAGGTGCAGGAACAGCCAATCATTCTTGGTAGTAATGTCCACCTGGAATGTGTAGCTGACAGCAACCCTCCGCCAAGCAGATATTTGTGGATCATACGACAGGGTGGCCAAAGCTTCCAGGAGAATTCAACCCAAAGCAAAATGGTCTATAACAACATAAGCCAAGATACCTCATTCTCCTGTATTGTCCAAAACCATATTGGATCAAAGCAGTCAGGCTGGCTGTTTCTGGATATGAACT TCCCCCCGGTCATCCTCTCTGACTCCTCCTGCTGCTTGTGGGCCGGGGTCCTCCACTGTGTGTGTCGGGCAGAGGCCCGCCCTAATGCCAGTCTGCACTGGAGGATCAATGGAAGCACCACTCTCCCATCATCCTTCACATCATCCTACATTATCACAGCTAGAGAAAACCTGGTGTCAGCAGAGTTCACTGGACCGGTGGAAAGAAAACTAAATGTCTCCTGCATAGCTACTAACTCGCTGGCCATGGAGAACCAGCTACTGCAAGTTGACACTGGAGTTGAATGTGGACAGT ttCTTCAATGGATGTTGACTGCTTTGGCTTTCGGATGCATAATTCTATTTGGAGCTGTATCTTTTATTTGCAGTATATGCTGCAGAAAGAG ACAAAAGGCCAGATGTGATCGCCCTACTTTGGATATTCCATTAAG ATCTGTTCTAGATCCTCCTCTCCAGCCCAGCTCACAGCAAAAGGCTAAGTGGACAAAGCCTAAGgaaaaaggaaagacagaaaggcAATCCGACATCTACGAGAATGACTTTCTGCCCAAGAAGCCCAGTCAAACCACAGCAAAAAACAACAAGAGTTATCCAAAGATTAAATTACAAAAGGACACAGAGATAAT GTTGTGTCCAGACATGGATGACATCTACCAAAACCTTTGA
- the LOC105008513 gene encoding NLR family CARD domain-containing protein 3 isoform X1 gives MSSAAQQLLRSQRDVLLVWTCEHPTPLLRRLRDAGVLSHVHYLSLLECSSSNAVAQALETVCATEESSRGFLQVLKEVQDYYCDELQVWVERHCSKREEGRQKVTAVKVKENSKSLISKLFKGKRKFSVSPEVKVEDLQNVLQKPWQSVKSSHLRTHKNTLLERTERLTSYAEGGRQVFNSASHIEIRYTDLFVTEDNESFDNSQHEYFTLASRRARIYAHQACQRIHPCSLLSPQGPTGCRPKRVKVKGIAGIGKSVIVQRLVYEWALGKHMREFTCIFDLRFRELNIIKDALSLLDLLGDRFRYFKTVLKDLLASPGSLLFILDGLDEFKYQLDWNTTDRDIDVDSKVSISELMMALIKGSLLPESSVILTSRPSTDAPKRFFQRCCMVLGFEEDQLKEYIIKFYKDHKVSGRVYDYILGNDNLFVLSFIPLYCYIICTALAEFFSIENQAEDESQSLEQNPPTTVSEVYYCYLFTAAKHHALKGKAERNTPRSEVLSLVRQQLINLGRLAYEKLLKSKIMFERQDMEHYGLAPEDIENTFLSQMLVPLKENTVQMFSFFHLTVQEHLAALYCAINLSKQEDIIQALDLWCFGEIPPPSTSLSPLLSHDLHLGKTRVENLQMFTRFFMGILRTRIGGQLNGLMLAPLEVDVKEEDLPTRLGLWFQAQFKERKLANQTALNLLHCLMELHMEAATSRAASEIKRLNLFKIKLRVVDCAALHYVLQFSPHKLTELNLGYSDIGNRGLNRLAPILHRCESLYLRYNRLDREAATLESAVLKSNKCQVKKLFMCGNNFGPDGVLELWKALEQNTTLEELYLDITGITERGTENMVDSLSKNTSLKTLTMVGNDIGEVGKRRLRELKCRRPELCIIGNFVDDQGLLQAYLDWVEEIRADQDQMDSVKNADALHSILKGLRVESGGERKEGCKEDNTTKALELETKILELLNCPAHLAGVR, from the exons GTGCAGGACTACTACTGTGATGAGCTGCAGGTCTGGGTGGAGAGGCATTGCAgtaagagggaggaagggagacagaAGGTCACGGCTGTCAAAGTGAAAG AGAACTCGAAAAGCTTGATTTCAAAACTGTTCAAAGGCAAGAGGAAATTCTCTGTGTCCCCAGAAGTCAAAG TGGAAGACTTGCAAAATGTCTTGCAGAAGCCATGGCAAAGTGTTAAATCATCTCATCTCAGAA CTCACAAAAATACACTTCTGGAACGTACAGAACGACTTACATCTTACGCAGAAGGAGGAAGGCAGGTTTTCAACTCTGCTTCTCATATTGAGATCCGCTACACTGATCTCTTTGTGACAGAGGACAATGAGTCATTTGACAACAGCCAGCATGAGTACTTCACCCTGGCCAGTCGACGGGCACGCATCTACGCCCACCAGGCCTGCCAACGCATCCACCCATGCAGCCTCCTGAGCCCCCAAGGCCCCACAGGGTGCCGCCCAAAGCGAGTGAAGGTGAAGGGCATTGCCGGGATCGGCAAGAGTGTCATAGTGCAGAGGCTAGTCTACGAGTGGGCCCTGGGGAAGCACATGCGTGAGTTCACATGCATATTTGACCTCCGCTTCCGTGAACTGAACATAATCAAAGACGCGCTAAGTTTACTGGACCTGCTTGGAGACCGCTTCCGATACTTCAAAACTGTCCTGAAAGACCTTCTGGCCTCACCAGGGTCCTTGTTATTCATTCTGGATGGCCTGGACGAGTTTAAATACCAACTGGACTGGAACACTACTGACAGGGACATCGACGTGGACTCCAAGGTGTCCATATCAGAGCTAATGATGGCATTGATCAAGGGGAGTCTACTACCAGAGTCATCTGTCATCCTGACATCTAGGCCATCCACGGATGCTCCTAAGCGGTTCTTCCAGCGTTGCTGCATGGTCTTGGGTTTTGAGGAGGACCAGCTGAAGGAGTACATAATCAAGTTCTACAAGGACCATAAGGTGTCTGGGAGAGTGTACGACTACATCCTGGGCAATGATAACCTCTTTGTGCTTTCTTTCATCCCTCTCTACTGCTATATCATCTGTACCGCTTTGGCTGAGTTCTTCTCCATAGAGAACCAGGCAGAGGATGAATCCCAGTCTCTGGAGCAGAACCCACCCACCACAGTCAGCGAGGTATACTACTGCTACTTATTTACAGCCGCCAAGCACCATGCGCTGAAAGGAAAGGCGGAGAGGAACACCCCAAGATCGGAGGTACTTTCTCTAGTTAGGCAGCAGCTAATTAACCTGGGGAGGTTAGCATACGAAAAACTTCTGAAGAGTAAGATCATGTTTGAAAGACAGGACATGGAACATTACGGTCTTGCGCCAGAAGATATCGAGAACACTTTCCTCAGTCAGATGCTGGTGCCtctaaaagaaaatacagtgcAGATGTTTTCCTTCTTTCACTTGACCGTCCAGGAGCATCTGGCTGCCCTGTACTGTGCCATAAACCTCTCAAAGCAAGAAGACATTATCCAGGCTCTAGACCTTTGGTGTTTTGGGGAGATCCCACCACCTTCCACCTCCCTGTCTCCACTACTGAGTCATGACCTCCACCTTGGCAAGACAAGAGTAGAGAATCTACAGATGTTCACCCGTTTCTTCATGGGGATTCTCCGGACCAGGATAGGGGGCCAGCTGAATGGTCTGATGCTGGCCCCTCTGGAGGTGGATGTGAAGGAAGAGGATCTTCCCACTAGGTTGGGTCTCTGGTTCCAGGCCCAATTTAAGGAAAGGAAGCTGGCTAACCAGACAGCTCTGAACTTATTACACTGCTTGATGGAGTTGCACATGGAAGCAGCTACCAGCAGGGCAGCATCAGAGATCAAGAGGCTGAACTTGTTCAAGATTAAGCTCCGTGTTGTGGACTGTGCAGCTTTGCACTATGTGTTGCAGTTCTCCCCTCATAAACTCACAGAGCTTAACCTGGGCTACTCCGACATTGGAAACAGAGGTCTTAACAGATTAGCTCCAATACTGCACCGCTGTGAATCTCTCTA TTTGAGATACAATCGTCTGGACAGGGAGGCAGCCACCCTGGAATCTGCAGTGTTGAAATCAAACAAGTGTCAGGTGAAGAAGCTGTT TATGTGTGGTAACAACTTTGGTCCAGATGGAGTTCTGGAGTTGTGGAAAGCCCTGGAGCAGAACACCACTCTGGAGGAACTTTACTTAGACATCACTGGCATcacagagagaggaacagaaaacATGGTCGACAGTCTCAGCAAAAACACCTCGTTGAAAACACTGAC CATGGTAGGGAATGACATTGGGGAAGTGGGGAAAAGGAGACTGAGGGAGCTGAAGTGTCGACGCCCAGAGCTCTGCATCATCGGAAACTTTGTTGATGACCAAGGACTTCTGCAGGCCTACCTGGACTGGGTAGAGGAGATCCGGGCTGACCAGGACCAAATGGATTCAGTGAAGAATGCAGACGCCCTGCATTCTATCCTGAAGGGGCTACGGGTGGAATCAGGTGGGGAGCGAAAGGAGGGATGTAAAGAAGACAATACAACCAAAGCCCTGGAACTGGAGACCAAGATCCTGGAGCTTTTGAACTGTCCCGCTCACCTGGCTGGAGTGAGATGA
- the LOC105008513 gene encoding NLR family CARD domain-containing protein 3 isoform X3, with the protein MFSYLYLFFLFVYICISPISTENSKSLISKLFKGKRKFSVSPEVKVEDLQNVLQKPWQSVKSSHLRTHKNTLLERTERLTSYAEGGRQVFNSASHIEIRYTDLFVTEDNESFDNSQHEYFTLASRRARIYAHQACQRIHPCSLLSPQGPTGCRPKRVKVKGIAGIGKSVIVQRLVYEWALGKHMREFTCIFDLRFRELNIIKDALSLLDLLGDRFRYFKTVLKDLLASPGSLLFILDGLDEFKYQLDWNTTDRDIDVDSKVSISELMMALIKGSLLPESSVILTSRPSTDAPKRFFQRCCMVLGFEEDQLKEYIIKFYKDHKVSGRVYDYILGNDNLFVLSFIPLYCYIICTALAEFFSIENQAEDESQSLEQNPPTTVSEVYYCYLFTAAKHHALKGKAERNTPRSEVLSLVRQQLINLGRLAYEKLLKSKIMFERQDMEHYGLAPEDIENTFLSQMLVPLKENTVQMFSFFHLTVQEHLAALYCAINLSKQEDIIQALDLWCFGEIPPPSTSLSPLLSHDLHLGKTRVENLQMFTRFFMGILRTRIGGQLNGLMLAPLEVDVKEEDLPTRLGLWFQAQFKERKLANQTALNLLHCLMELHMEAATSRAASEIKRLNLFKIKLRVVDCAALHYVLQFSPHKLTELNLGYSDIGNRGLNRLAPILHRCESLYLRYNRLDREAATLESAVLKSNKCQVKKLFMCGNNFGPDGVLELWKALEQNTTLEELYLDITGITERGTENMVDSLSKNTSLKTLTMVGNDIGEVGKRRLRELKCRRPELCIIGNFVDDQGLLQAYLDWVEEIRADQDQMDSVKNADALHSILKGLRVESGGERKEGCKEDNTTKALELETKILELLNCPAHLAGVR; encoded by the exons atgttttcttatttgtatctatttttcttatttgtatatatttgtatctCTCCTATTTCAACAGAGAACTCGAAAAGCTTGATTTCAAAACTGTTCAAAGGCAAGAGGAAATTCTCTGTGTCCCCAGAAGTCAAAG TGGAAGACTTGCAAAATGTCTTGCAGAAGCCATGGCAAAGTGTTAAATCATCTCATCTCAGAA CTCACAAAAATACACTTCTGGAACGTACAGAACGACTTACATCTTACGCAGAAGGAGGAAGGCAGGTTTTCAACTCTGCTTCTCATATTGAGATCCGCTACACTGATCTCTTTGTGACAGAGGACAATGAGTCATTTGACAACAGCCAGCATGAGTACTTCACCCTGGCCAGTCGACGGGCACGCATCTACGCCCACCAGGCCTGCCAACGCATCCACCCATGCAGCCTCCTGAGCCCCCAAGGCCCCACAGGGTGCCGCCCAAAGCGAGTGAAGGTGAAGGGCATTGCCGGGATCGGCAAGAGTGTCATAGTGCAGAGGCTAGTCTACGAGTGGGCCCTGGGGAAGCACATGCGTGAGTTCACATGCATATTTGACCTCCGCTTCCGTGAACTGAACATAATCAAAGACGCGCTAAGTTTACTGGACCTGCTTGGAGACCGCTTCCGATACTTCAAAACTGTCCTGAAAGACCTTCTGGCCTCACCAGGGTCCTTGTTATTCATTCTGGATGGCCTGGACGAGTTTAAATACCAACTGGACTGGAACACTACTGACAGGGACATCGACGTGGACTCCAAGGTGTCCATATCAGAGCTAATGATGGCATTGATCAAGGGGAGTCTACTACCAGAGTCATCTGTCATCCTGACATCTAGGCCATCCACGGATGCTCCTAAGCGGTTCTTCCAGCGTTGCTGCATGGTCTTGGGTTTTGAGGAGGACCAGCTGAAGGAGTACATAATCAAGTTCTACAAGGACCATAAGGTGTCTGGGAGAGTGTACGACTACATCCTGGGCAATGATAACCTCTTTGTGCTTTCTTTCATCCCTCTCTACTGCTATATCATCTGTACCGCTTTGGCTGAGTTCTTCTCCATAGAGAACCAGGCAGAGGATGAATCCCAGTCTCTGGAGCAGAACCCACCCACCACAGTCAGCGAGGTATACTACTGCTACTTATTTACAGCCGCCAAGCACCATGCGCTGAAAGGAAAGGCGGAGAGGAACACCCCAAGATCGGAGGTACTTTCTCTAGTTAGGCAGCAGCTAATTAACCTGGGGAGGTTAGCATACGAAAAACTTCTGAAGAGTAAGATCATGTTTGAAAGACAGGACATGGAACATTACGGTCTTGCGCCAGAAGATATCGAGAACACTTTCCTCAGTCAGATGCTGGTGCCtctaaaagaaaatacagtgcAGATGTTTTCCTTCTTTCACTTGACCGTCCAGGAGCATCTGGCTGCCCTGTACTGTGCCATAAACCTCTCAAAGCAAGAAGACATTATCCAGGCTCTAGACCTTTGGTGTTTTGGGGAGATCCCACCACCTTCCACCTCCCTGTCTCCACTACTGAGTCATGACCTCCACCTTGGCAAGACAAGAGTAGAGAATCTACAGATGTTCACCCGTTTCTTCATGGGGATTCTCCGGACCAGGATAGGGGGCCAGCTGAATGGTCTGATGCTGGCCCCTCTGGAGGTGGATGTGAAGGAAGAGGATCTTCCCACTAGGTTGGGTCTCTGGTTCCAGGCCCAATTTAAGGAAAGGAAGCTGGCTAACCAGACAGCTCTGAACTTATTACACTGCTTGATGGAGTTGCACATGGAAGCAGCTACCAGCAGGGCAGCATCAGAGATCAAGAGGCTGAACTTGTTCAAGATTAAGCTCCGTGTTGTGGACTGTGCAGCTTTGCACTATGTGTTGCAGTTCTCCCCTCATAAACTCACAGAGCTTAACCTGGGCTACTCCGACATTGGAAACAGAGGTCTTAACAGATTAGCTCCAATACTGCACCGCTGTGAATCTCTCTA TTTGAGATACAATCGTCTGGACAGGGAGGCAGCCACCCTGGAATCTGCAGTGTTGAAATCAAACAAGTGTCAGGTGAAGAAGCTGTT TATGTGTGGTAACAACTTTGGTCCAGATGGAGTTCTGGAGTTGTGGAAAGCCCTGGAGCAGAACACCACTCTGGAGGAACTTTACTTAGACATCACTGGCATcacagagagaggaacagaaaacATGGTCGACAGTCTCAGCAAAAACACCTCGTTGAAAACACTGAC CATGGTAGGGAATGACATTGGGGAAGTGGGGAAAAGGAGACTGAGGGAGCTGAAGTGTCGACGCCCAGAGCTCTGCATCATCGGAAACTTTGTTGATGACCAAGGACTTCTGCAGGCCTACCTGGACTGGGTAGAGGAGATCCGGGCTGACCAGGACCAAATGGATTCAGTGAAGAATGCAGACGCCCTGCATTCTATCCTGAAGGGGCTACGGGTGGAATCAGGTGGGGAGCGAAAGGAGGGATGTAAAGAAGACAATACAACCAAAGCCCTGGAACTGGAGACCAAGATCCTGGAGCTTTTGAACTGTCCCGCTCACCTGGCTGGAGTGAGATGA